The Gemmatimonas phototrophica region CGAGATGGCGCAGGCCATCATGAAGGAGCTGCGTGGATCGTTCACGGTGGACTACGACGAGTCGGGTTCCATTGGCAAGCGTTATCGTCGGCAGGATGAAGTGGGTACACCGTTCTGCATCACGGTCGACGGGCAGAGCACGGGCGACCAGACGGTGACCGTGCGGAACCGCGACACGCTGGCGCAGGACCGGGTGGACGCATCGCAGCTGAAGGCGTACCTGCAGGCGAAGCTGGGCTGATTCGGGCGGCCTGCCGGCGGCAGGGCACGAACGACTGGAAGAACGGAATGGTCCCGCGTGCCGAACGGCGCGCGGGACCGTTTCTTGTGCGGACGTCGTGCGGCTGCCTTCCGAAGGCGCCGTTTCCGTCCAGCGAGTTGCGCCTCCCGGCCGTAGCCTGCATCGTAGGCCTTCTCCACCTTTCTCTAACCTCCGTTGCCCATGATGTCCCTGCGATCATTGGTCCTGCTGGCCCTGCCGGCTGTTGCGCTGGTACAGCCCCCGGCGCGATCAGCGGCCCGTCCGGCCGCTGCGCCGGCACTGGCGCCGGTCACGCTCGATTCGGGCTTCCTCAAGAACTTCCGCTGGCGCAACATCGGCCCGGACCGTGGCGGCCGCTCGATTGCGGCCAGTGGAGTGAAAGGGCGAAAGAATGAGGCCTACTTTGGCGCCACCGGTGGCGGGCTCTGGAAGACCACCGACGGCGGCGAAACCTGGACGCCGGTAACGGACGGCCAGATCACCAGCGCCTCGGTTGGCGCGGTGGCGGTCAGTGAGTCCAACCCCGACGTGGTCTACATCGGCACCGGGGAGAGCGCGATTCGCGGCAACATCATGCCGGGTGATGGCATCTACAAAAGCATTGATGCCGGCAAGACCTGGAAGCACGTCGGCTTCCGCACCGTGGATGCGATCTCCAAGATCCGTGTACACCCCACCAATCCGGACATCGTCTTTGCGGCGGTCTTCGGCAAGTATAGCGTGCCGAGCGACGAGCGCGGCGTGTACAAGAGCATCGACGGTGGCGCGACCTGGAAGCGGGTGCTGTTCCGCGACGCGAAGAGCGGCGCGGTGGACATTGCGCTCGATCGCACCAATCCGCAGGTGATGTACGCGGCCATCTGGGAAGCGTACCGCAAGGAATATCAGATGTCGTCGGGCGGTCCCGGCTCGGGGCTCTTCAAGAGCACGGACGGCGGCGACACGTGGACGGAAATCACACGCGCCACCGGCTTGCCCTCTGGGCTCGTGGGCAAGATCGGCGTGGCCGTGACGGCGGCGAAGCCGGGTCGGGTGTATGCACTCATTGAAAACGAAAACGGCGGGCTCTTCATGAGCGACGACGCCGGCGCGACGTGGAAGCTGATGAATAGCGACCGCAACATCCGTCAGCGCGCGTTCTACTACACGCACCTCTTTGCCGATCACCAGAACGCTGATCTCGTGTACATCGAGAACGTGTCCTTCTTCCGTTCGGCCGATGCCGGCAAGACGCTGGTGAGCATCGGCAACGGCAGCCACGGTGACTGGCACGACTTGTGGATTGATCCGGAAGATCCGTCGCACCTGGTGGCCGGTAACGACGGTGGTGGTACCGTCACGTTCGATACGGGGAAGAAGTACTCGGCGCAGGATTTCCCCACGTCGCAGTGGTATCACGCGATTACCACCAAGCACGTGCCGTTCCATGTGTGCGGATCACAGCAGGACAACAGCACGCTGTGCACACCGATGAACTGGAACCTGGGCCGGCAGAATGCGGCGCCGGGCCAGGAAGCGCAGGGTGGTACGGCGGTGTCGTACCAGGCGGGCGGCGGTGAGCCCGGCTACATCGCGCCCGATCCGCTGGATGTGGACGTGTTCTATTCCGGCACGAACAACGGCGGCTACGTCGACAAGTTCAACAAGAAGACGGGCCTGTCGCGTGAAGTGAACCCGTACCCGTGGTTCTACTCGGGTGAGCCCTCCAAGGAGATCAAGGAACGCTGGCAGTGGACGTTCCCCATTCTCTTCTCGCCGATCGATCCCAAGCTGCTCTACGTTTCGTCGCAGCGCCTGTGGTCGTCGCGTGATGGCGGACGCACGTGGAAGAATCTGAGCCCCGATCTCACGCGCCACGCACCGGAAACTCAGGAGAAGTCGGGCGGGCCCATTACGGGTGACATGAACGGCCCCGAAGTCTACGGCGTGATTTTCTCCGTGGGGCCGAGCAAGCGCGATGTGAACGTC contains the following coding sequences:
- a CDS encoding WD40/YVTN/BNR-like repeat-containing protein, which encodes MMSLRSLVLLALPAVALVQPPARSAARPAAAPALAPVTLDSGFLKNFRWRNIGPDRGGRSIAASGVKGRKNEAYFGATGGGLWKTTDGGETWTPVTDGQITSASVGAVAVSESNPDVVYIGTGESAIRGNIMPGDGIYKSIDAGKTWKHVGFRTVDAISKIRVHPTNPDIVFAAVFGKYSVPSDERGVYKSIDGGATWKRVLFRDAKSGAVDIALDRTNPQVMYAAIWEAYRKEYQMSSGGPGSGLFKSTDGGDTWTEITRATGLPSGLVGKIGVAVTAAKPGRVYALIENENGGLFMSDDAGATWKLMNSDRNIRQRAFYYTHLFADHQNADLVYIENVSFFRSADAGKTLVSIGNGSHGDWHDLWIDPEDPSHLVAGNDGGGTVTFDTGKKYSAQDFPTSQWYHAITTKHVPFHVCGSQQDNSTLCTPMNWNLGRQNAAPGQEAQGGTAVSYQAGGGEPGYIAPDPLDVDVFYSGTNNGGYVDKFNKKTGLSREVNPYPWFYSGEPSKEIKERWQWTFPILFSPIDPKLLYVSSQRLWSSRDGGRTWKNLSPDLTRHAPETQEKSGGPITGDMNGPEVYGVIFSVGPSKRDVNVIFTGSDDGLVHVTRNGGTTWTNVTPKDMPDFGRVSQIDASAFDAGTAYISVRRPLLNDRAPYIFKTADYGKTWTKIVTGLGAEDYVHAVREDPTRRGLLYAATQHGVYISYNDGAQWQSLKLNMPDVPVADLIVERDELVIATHGRSFWVLDNIAPLRQATPITVAAKSHLFTPAVGLRSSPGVTLSWMFAEKPKRATLAIVDSLGAVLREFTGDTAAPAVAGPGGGRRRGTLTSFPVAAGLTRFMFDLRATGIESFPGMILWGAGTAGPALPPGNYTVRLTADGQELKAPLRIQRSPLIPEVTDADLRAQYAFGKKVRDKTNEAQRAVIEIRRVKSQLDDRYTRAKDDAQLKSKGETLRSNAFAVEQSVYQVKNQSGQDPLNFPIRVNNRLANLLSMAERGDGPPGTYMPEILGILSKELSGYQASLEKVWKTDLTAVNAELARLKLPPLDPKCTVVAGCSATP